One Sulfolobus sp. S-194 DNA segment encodes these proteins:
- a CDS encoding thiolase domain-containing protein, producing the protein MRNVAIIGTGHTKFGVRTDVNLQELAWEAIKQALEEANLDQKDIQYFVVGNVGSWSAEELPAVVVGEYSDLTPKGTMRVEAACSTGSAAIRDAYLAIKSGEADIALVVGVEQMHQAPNPQVVELIGRAGGYFWEFENFGLTFPGYYALHASAYMAKYGAKEEDLGKIAIKSHHYGARNPYAQFQKEITMDEYLKSKPVAYPLKLLDSSPITDGAAAVVLASEEVAKKITDSPVWIVSQGVASGTANLSKRTDFTHIEAAYLAAQQAYSKAGINFEGAWRFFDVAEVHDCFTIAEIMAYEDLGFAKRGEGYLLAREEQTYIGGKIPVNVDGGLKAKGHPIGATGISMAVSITRQLLYRAPKGTQVDVKHGMGISHNVGGTGHYAYVTIFSTRRPS; encoded by the coding sequence ATGAGAAATGTAGCAATCATAGGTACTGGGCATACCAAGTTCGGCGTTAGGACTGATGTAAACCTTCAAGAGTTAGCATGGGAGGCTATAAAACAGGCATTAGAGGAAGCTAATTTAGATCAAAAGGATATTCAGTATTTTGTTGTAGGAAATGTTGGAAGTTGGAGTGCCGAAGAATTACCAGCAGTTGTTGTTGGAGAATATTCAGATTTAACTCCTAAAGGTACTATGAGAGTTGAGGCAGCATGTTCCACTGGAAGCGCAGCAATAAGAGATGCCTATCTAGCAATTAAATCTGGTGAAGCAGATATAGCACTAGTCGTAGGAGTAGAACAAATGCATCAAGCACCTAATCCCCAAGTAGTTGAACTAATTGGCAGGGCTGGGGGTTATTTCTGGGAGTTTGAGAACTTTGGATTAACATTTCCAGGCTATTATGCTCTTCACGCTTCAGCCTATATGGCCAAATACGGAGCAAAAGAAGAAGATTTAGGTAAAATCGCAATAAAAAGCCACCATTACGGAGCAAGGAATCCCTATGCACAATTCCAAAAAGAAATTACAATGGATGAATATCTTAAATCTAAACCAGTAGCATATCCGTTGAAGTTATTGGACTCTTCTCCAATCACTGATGGTGCTGCCGCTGTAGTTTTAGCATCTGAAGAGGTTGCTAAGAAAATCACTGATTCCCCAGTTTGGATTGTCTCACAAGGTGTTGCAAGTGGTACCGCAAATTTAAGTAAGAGAACAGATTTTACACATATAGAAGCTGCTTATTTGGCAGCTCAACAAGCTTACTCTAAAGCTGGTATTAATTTTGAGGGGGCATGGAGATTTTTTGATGTTGCTGAAGTACATGACTGTTTCACTATTGCTGAAATTATGGCTTATGAAGATTTGGGTTTTGCTAAGAGAGGTGAGGGGTATTTATTAGCTAGAGAAGAACAGACGTATATCGGTGGGAAGATACCAGTAAATGTTGACGGTGGGTTAAAAGCTAAAGGTCATCCTATAGGAGCTACTGGTATTAGTATGGCTGTATCTATAACAAGGCAATTACTTTATAGAGCTCCTAAGGGTACGCAAGTTGATGTAAAGCACGGTATGGGTATTTCACATAACGTAGGAGGAACAGGTCACTACGCATATGTAACAATATTCTCGACAAGGAGGCCATCATAA
- a CDS encoding MaoC family dehydratase, producing MYFEDFQIGQKWESKGRTITEADVVLFTGLTGALNPLFLDEDYAKTTRFKGRILPGLLTASIGVGLTYQLPSDPFGEGFVALTKLEINAKKPVKIGDTLKALVEVVNKQEREKDGKVYLKISVINQNKEEVMTLNMEILANKRS from the coding sequence ATGTATTTTGAAGATTTTCAAATTGGGCAAAAGTGGGAGAGCAAGGGAAGGACTATAACTGAGGCGGATGTAGTATTATTTACTGGTCTTACTGGTGCTCTAAACCCTTTATTTTTAGATGAAGACTATGCAAAAACAACGAGGTTTAAAGGACGAATCTTACCCGGGTTATTAACTGCATCAATTGGAGTTGGTCTGACTTACCAATTACCTTCAGACCCATTTGGAGAAGGTTTTGTTGCCTTAACTAAGCTGGAAATTAATGCTAAAAAACCAGTTAAGATTGGAGATACGCTAAAAGCTTTAGTTGAAGTTGTAAATAAACAAGAAAGAGAAAAAGATGGAAAAGTTTATTTGAAAATTTCTGTTATAAATCAAAACAAAGAAGAAGTAATGACTCTAAATATGGAAATACTAGCTAACAAAAGGAGTTAG
- a CDS encoding DMT family transporter gives MSSTTLFVKWMIPVAIVWGLSYPLTKLVSEYSSPMIISVVRVAVGFIFFYSLSRSLSIGVKQFINGLLNFVGLLTFLNLGVYFSKNPGLVAVMIYTQPLFILVIEYVLGTRIRTKGIVGIILGVIGITAAAFVSFDLGLFFGLLGGLVWAIGTVYYRRNLLKEDIVKLNASMALTSLPILLILTPIDFHFTLSLTALSLLIILALIAQVGGFFFWFNAVKYLGSIKAGTGSLLVPVTAYVLSYAFFRTIPTPIEIIGSAITLIGVYLTMTS, from the coding sequence ATGTCATCTACGACTCTTTTTGTTAAATGGATGATACCAGTAGCTATAGTCTGGGGGTTATCATATCCACTAACTAAATTAGTTTCTGAATATTCCTCTCCCATGATAATAAGTGTTGTAAGAGTAGCTGTAGGTTTCATATTTTTCTACTCATTAAGTAGGAGTCTAAGTATAGGAGTCAAACAGTTCATAAATGGGTTATTAAACTTTGTCGGTCTATTAACATTCTTAAATCTTGGAGTATACTTTTCTAAGAACCCTGGTCTAGTAGCAGTAATGATATATACACAACCTCTGTTTATCCTAGTTATTGAATATGTCTTGGGAACAAGAATTAGAACTAAAGGGATAGTAGGCATAATTCTGGGCGTAATAGGAATAACTGCTGCAGCCTTTGTGAGCTTTGATCTTGGATTATTCTTTGGATTATTAGGTGGGCTCGTTTGGGCTATAGGCACAGTTTACTATAGAAGAAATCTCCTTAAGGAAGATATAGTTAAATTAAATGCTTCTATGGCTCTAACTTCGTTACCAATATTACTTATATTAACTCCGATCGATTTTCACTTTACATTAAGCTTAACAGCGTTAAGTTTACTTATAATCTTGGCTCTAATAGCTCAAGTTGGCGGCTTCTTCTTCTGGTTTAATGCAGTAAAATATCTAGGCAGTATAAAAGCTGGTACGGGCTCACTATTAGTTCCAGTAACAGCATATGTTCTATCTTATGCTTTCTTTAGGACAATCCCGACTCCTATTGAGATTATTGGTTCTGCTATTACTTTAATAGGAGTTTACTTGACTATGACATCTTAA
- a CDS encoding NAD(P)-binding protein, with amino-acid sequence MRLLEPFYIRDIELKNRVVMSPMITNLGTPEGYPTEEHIMYFVRRASAGLLITEYTYVNKIDARGSPNQLGLYDDELIPKFARLTEAVHNMDSKIFVQLVHVGRKTRRSLIWNNEPIAPSNIPLLDPVREMTEDDINRVIMDFVKASERAERSGFDGIELHGAHGYLIAQFLSPATNKREDKYKDGVVFLEELLKEVKRIVSIPVGMRISVTEFDPQGLTPELVAKIVKRVENLLDYVHLSAGRDGPLGGSSSFYYKRPSYVDEAKVVRKVTNLPLLLVGSVSTVEDAEKVLEVADAVVLGRQILADPDWIIKVKNNLPIRPCIRCNQLCRLLSAREVRCDVNPELGWEILKLDKGEGEVRIVGGGVMGLETARVLALRGFEVKLYEKNDKIGGQINEIRDPWKKEEFTRLIDYYEKELKRLGVKIYLSTEEKEADIFALPTERQPEFKEYKGMRILVNSNLYAYQDYVFEWAKHNEIYVTQNAFKGLDRNRSYLLQQKYKELGVSIINENVKADVVINDVRRSQPSIGQSIARGYWLGMTFRLQR; translated from the coding sequence ATGAGACTATTAGAGCCTTTTTACATAAGAGATATTGAATTAAAAAATAGGGTTGTAATGTCTCCAATGATTACTAATCTAGGAACACCAGAAGGTTATCCTACTGAAGAACATATAATGTATTTTGTAAGAAGGGCATCCGCTGGATTACTAATTACAGAGTATACTTACGTAAATAAGATTGATGCTAGGGGTTCTCCAAATCAGCTAGGTTTATATGATGATGAACTTATTCCGAAATTTGCAAGGTTAACTGAAGCTGTCCATAACATGGACTCAAAAATTTTCGTTCAACTTGTTCATGTGGGGAGAAAGACTAGAAGGAGTTTAATATGGAATAATGAGCCAATTGCACCTTCTAATATACCCCTTTTAGATCCGGTTAGAGAGATGACAGAGGATGATATTAATAGAGTTATAATGGATTTCGTTAAGGCCTCAGAAAGAGCTGAAAGGAGTGGATTTGATGGAATAGAATTACATGGTGCTCACGGATATTTAATTGCACAGTTTTTATCACCAGCCACAAACAAAAGAGAAGACAAATATAAGGATGGAGTGGTATTTCTAGAGGAATTACTGAAAGAGGTAAAAAGGATTGTGAGTATTCCAGTTGGAATGAGGATTTCTGTTACTGAGTTTGACCCTCAGGGCTTAACACCCGAACTTGTAGCTAAAATAGTTAAAAGGGTAGAGAATTTATTGGATTATGTTCATTTATCTGCTGGTAGAGATGGGCCATTAGGTGGTTCGTCTTCATTCTACTACAAAAGACCAAGTTATGTTGATGAAGCTAAAGTAGTTAGAAAGGTAACTAATTTACCACTACTTCTAGTAGGTTCAGTGTCAACTGTAGAAGATGCAGAAAAAGTCCTAGAGGTAGCAGATGCCGTAGTTTTAGGTAGACAAATTTTGGCAGACCCAGATTGGATAATAAAAGTTAAGAACAACCTACCAATAAGACCATGCATTAGATGTAATCAACTATGTAGATTGTTATCAGCTAGAGAAGTAAGGTGTGATGTTAATCCAGAATTAGGATGGGAAATTCTTAAGCTAGATAAAGGTGAGGGTGAAGTTAGAATTGTTGGAGGAGGAGTAATGGGATTGGAAACTGCGAGAGTTTTGGCTCTAAGAGGTTTTGAGGTTAAATTGTATGAGAAAAACGATAAGATTGGTGGTCAGATAAATGAGATTAGGGATCCTTGGAAGAAAGAAGAATTTACTAGACTAATAGATTATTATGAAAAAGAACTAAAGAGATTAGGAGTTAAAATATATTTATCTACAGAGGAAAAAGAGGCTGATATATTTGCATTGCCAACTGAGAGGCAACCAGAGTTTAAGGAGTATAAGGGAATGAGGATTTTAGTGAATTCAAATCTTTATGCTTACCAAGATTATGTATTTGAATGGGCAAAGCATAATGAAATTTACGTTACACAGAATGCGTTTAAGGGGCTGGATAGAAATAGGTCTTATCTACTTCAACAAAAGTACAAAGAATTAGGAGTTAGTATTATTAATGAAAATGTTAAAGCTGATGTAGTTATTAATGATGTTAGAAGAAGTCAGCCTAGTATTGGTCAATCCATTGCCCGTGGTTATTGGTTAGGTATGACTTTTAGACTCCAACGCTAG
- a CDS encoding acyl-CoA dehydrogenase family protein, producing MLLHVEEDEDIKLIVDSLKELLDREWNILGSKKHEANSEKILDLFYKLKDIGVFEFLGNSSILQSVLINEFVGENLLPGIIATTFMAREDVPTSVGINYALELDKAEYVVTPKGIAKVSEVEYDEIKSPDPSVRVYKILSGKWSPYDNFNFVFLNASAQMLGHATYCLNKAIEYAKTRIAFGKPIGSYQAIKHKLVDDAIGLELARSRYLIDTDPFSFEYSFKKSFRAILDSIQVHGGIGFTTDIDLHLHLKRVVLINKILTPFVS from the coding sequence ATGCTTCTACATGTAGAAGAAGATGAGGACATAAAGCTCATCGTAGACTCCTTAAAGGAACTCCTCGATAGGGAATGGAACATTTTAGGGAGTAAGAAACATGAGGCTAATAGTGAGAAAATTCTTGATCTATTTTATAAGTTAAAAGACATAGGAGTGTTTGAATTTCTAGGGAATTCTAGTATTTTACAGTCAGTATTAATAAATGAGTTTGTAGGAGAGAATTTACTCCCTGGGATAATAGCAACAACTTTTATGGCTAGAGAGGATGTTCCAACGTCTGTAGGGATAAACTATGCACTAGAATTAGATAAGGCTGAATATGTAGTTACACCTAAGGGGATAGCTAAAGTTAGCGAAGTAGAGTATGACGAAATAAAATCTCCAGATCCATCAGTTAGAGTGTATAAAATATTATCTGGCAAATGGTCTCCCTACGATAATTTTAATTTTGTATTTCTAAATGCATCAGCACAAATGTTAGGTCATGCTACATATTGTTTAAATAAGGCTATAGAATACGCTAAAACGAGAATAGCATTTGGAAAACCTATAGGTTCATATCAAGCAATTAAACATAAGCTTGTCGATGATGCTATAGGTTTAGAACTAGCGCGGTCTAGATACTTGATTGATACTGATCCTTTTTCATTCGAATATTCTTTTAAAAAATCTTTTAGAGCAATCTTAGATTCTATTCAAGTTCATGGGGGAATTGGTTTCACTACTGATATCGATCTACATTTACATCTGAAAAGAGTAGTCTTAATTAATAAGATCCTAACTCCTTTTGTTAGCTAG
- a CDS encoding acyl-CoA dehydrogenase family protein: MNEEEYRRKLREWITQNAPKNLMGKKILFDTVEIENYEELKNWQRKLYEAGYLGITWPREYGGQGLDPIYEIIAYEEFIRAGLPYGRSLGSIGLMVAGPAILKHGSEEQKKKYLKRILSAEDIWCQGFSEPHAGSDLANIKTRAEDKGDYMEVNGQKIWSSYAHLADYMLLLARTGEDKYKGLTMFIVNMKQEGIKVSPITQITGKSEFNVVYLNDVKVPKENIVGKVGEGWSVAMTVLNHERFFLGVTMLFVSKMLLEKLRVRELEEEIKGLEAFYKRLLVKIRRGEEIDVEGAILKLVSSEILQRIYEMAVSQYDLETIMEDNWYLGMLASRGRTIAGGTSEILRNLIGERLLKLPK; encoded by the coding sequence ATGAATGAAGAAGAGTATAGGCGAAAATTAAGGGAATGGATAACTCAAAATGCACCTAAGAATCTCATGGGTAAAAAAATCCTTTTTGATACCGTTGAGATCGAGAACTATGAAGAGTTGAAAAATTGGCAAAGGAAACTTTATGAAGCTGGATATTTAGGAATAACATGGCCCAGAGAATATGGAGGCCAAGGTTTAGACCCTATTTACGAGATAATAGCTTACGAAGAGTTTATTAGGGCTGGATTACCTTATGGTAGGAGTTTAGGTTCCATAGGTTTAATGGTCGCTGGTCCTGCAATTCTTAAACACGGAAGTGAGGAGCAAAAGAAAAAATACCTTAAAAGGATCCTCTCCGCCGAAGACATCTGGTGTCAAGGATTTTCAGAACCCCATGCTGGCTCTGATTTAGCTAATATTAAGACAAGGGCCGAAGATAAGGGAGATTATATGGAGGTAAATGGTCAAAAAATTTGGAGTAGTTATGCTCACTTAGCCGATTATATGCTACTTTTAGCAAGAACTGGAGAAGACAAATACAAGGGACTTACAATGTTTATAGTTAATATGAAACAAGAGGGGATAAAAGTCTCACCGATTACTCAAATTACTGGCAAGAGCGAATTTAACGTAGTTTATTTAAATGATGTGAAAGTACCTAAAGAAAATATAGTTGGTAAAGTTGGTGAAGGGTGGAGTGTTGCAATGACTGTTCTTAACCATGAGAGATTCTTCTTAGGGGTTACAATGTTATTTGTATCTAAAATGCTCTTGGAAAAACTACGTGTTAGAGAGTTAGAAGAAGAGATAAAAGGGCTAGAAGCATTCTATAAGAGACTCCTTGTAAAGATAAGAAGAGGAGAAGAAATTGACGTTGAAGGTGCTATTTTAAAGTTAGTGTCATCAGAGATTTTGCAGAGGATTTATGAGATGGCAGTTTCTCAATACGATTTAGAGACTATTATGGAAGATAACTGGTATTTAGGTATGTTAGCTTCTAGGGGTAGAACAATAGCTGGGGGTACATCGGAAATATTGAGAAACTTAATAGGTGAAAGGCTACTAAAATTACCGAAATAA
- a CDS encoding DUF1641 domain-containing protein, with protein sequence MDEGRIQTIDGLIEELIKNQEAISNFLRLLKGLQKSGILPFLVGVVENIDKNLEFMIEQNNNLVRNLNLIYAVLNGKEETGEIHMTDIIRMLNDPDVRKGIYLVLKILKAIGSASKEG encoded by the coding sequence ATGGACGAGGGAAGAATTCAGACCATTGACGGATTAATTGAGGAATTAATAAAAAACCAAGAAGCAATCAGTAACTTCCTTAGATTACTAAAGGGGCTTCAAAAATCCGGCATATTACCATTCCTTGTTGGAGTAGTAGAAAATATAGATAAAAATCTAGAATTTATGATAGAACAGAATAATAACTTAGTAAGAAATCTGAACCTGATTTATGCTGTACTAAACGGTAAAGAGGAAACTGGTGAGATACATATGACAGATATAATAAGGATGTTAAACGATCCAGATGTTAGAAAGGGAATATATCTTGTGTTAAAGATCCTTAAGGCGATCGGAAGTGCAAGTAAAGAGGGTTAA
- the fdhF gene encoding formate dehydrogenase subunit alpha, whose amino-acid sequence MIVKLNGNEIGLKKSNITILDLLKENNIYIPHICYNEGLVPIQSCDTCLVEVNGKLVRACSTKVADEMNIVTHSERAVNARKKAVERILKYHKLYCTVCENNNGDCPLHEAVIKLGINSQQYIEKPYPIDDSGPFYIYDPSQCILCGRCVEACQDFAVNEVIWINWDLNPPRVVWDNGNPIGNSSCVNCGTCVTVCPVNALMEKSMLGEAGYFTWLNPELKKKMIDSIGKVEDNFSLLMQISEIEAKARSSQIKKTKTVCIYCGVGCSFEVWTKGRKILKVEPKPESPANGILTCVKGKFGWDFVNSPERLTKPLIREGDHFREASWEEAINYIARRLKEIKEKYGPDSIGFIASDKMTNEEAYLLQKLARAVIGTNNIDNSARYCQAPATIGLWRTVGIGGDSGTFKDIENADLIIIVGHNTTESHPVAGSKIKRAKKIRGAKLVVIDVRKHEIAEWADLFIRPKPGTDAAVLAGVAKYIIDQGWEDREFISKRVNGFEEFKESIKGFTLDYVESVSGVPKDQIIKLAEMIHSAKSVAILWGMGVTQHLGGGDTSTIISDLLLITGNYGKPGSGAFPMRGHNNVQGVSDFGCLPNYFPGYQKFDDITFEKFEEAWRVKLNRKPGLQIPQMIEGVVEGKIHALYIVGEDTVMVDCGTPLTRKALEEVDFLVVQDMFLTETAKLADVVLPAAASLEKEGTFVNTERRIQRIYKAFDPLGESKPDWEIIQMIANALGANWNYSSPAEIMEEIRKLCPIFAGVTYDRLEGFKSLVWPVNEDGTDTPLLYVNAFATPDGKAILYPLEWKPPQLQDDTHKITVNTGRVLEHFHIGNMTRRVEGLRRKVPETFIEISKELAQKYSIKTGDLILVKSKFGGEIKGRALVSERVQGDEIFIPLYASDPSKGVNNLTGNVIDKVTGTPAYKDTPVIIEKISEGNETPLPKDNWRFHINERKRQLGIEVEKKWTREEFRPLTD is encoded by the coding sequence GTGATTGTAAAATTAAACGGTAATGAGATTGGTTTAAAGAAATCTAATATTACCATATTAGATCTTCTCAAAGAAAATAATATCTATATACCGCATATATGCTATAATGAAGGATTAGTACCAATACAGAGTTGTGACACATGTTTAGTAGAGGTTAATGGAAAACTTGTAAGAGCTTGTAGTACAAAAGTAGCTGATGAAATGAATATTGTTACACATAGTGAAAGGGCTGTAAATGCGAGAAAGAAAGCAGTCGAAAGAATACTCAAATATCATAAATTGTATTGTACAGTCTGTGAAAATAATAACGGTGATTGTCCTCTCCATGAAGCTGTAATTAAACTAGGAATAAATTCTCAGCAATACATAGAAAAGCCATATCCAATTGATGACTCCGGACCATTTTACATATATGATCCATCACAATGTATCCTATGCGGTAGATGTGTTGAGGCTTGCCAAGATTTTGCAGTAAATGAGGTAATATGGATTAATTGGGATCTCAATCCTCCAAGAGTAGTTTGGGATAACGGAAATCCCATAGGCAACTCCTCATGCGTAAATTGTGGTACGTGCGTTACTGTTTGTCCAGTCAACGCATTAATGGAAAAATCAATGTTAGGAGAAGCCGGATATTTCACTTGGCTAAACCCAGAATTAAAAAAGAAAATGATAGATTCTATTGGTAAAGTTGAGGATAACTTTAGCTTATTAATGCAAATTAGTGAAATTGAGGCTAAAGCTAGGTCTTCGCAAATAAAGAAAACTAAAACAGTGTGTATATACTGTGGTGTTGGATGCTCATTTGAAGTTTGGACCAAAGGAAGGAAAATACTTAAAGTAGAACCAAAACCAGAATCTCCAGCTAACGGCATTTTAACATGTGTTAAGGGTAAGTTCGGTTGGGATTTCGTTAATAGCCCGGAAAGACTTACTAAACCTCTCATTAGAGAAGGCGATCATTTTAGAGAAGCAAGTTGGGAAGAGGCAATAAATTATATAGCAAGAAGATTAAAGGAGATAAAAGAGAAGTATGGTCCAGATTCTATTGGTTTTATAGCATCTGATAAGATGACTAATGAAGAAGCTTATTTGTTACAAAAACTAGCTAGGGCAGTAATAGGAACCAATAATATTGATAATTCAGCTAGATATTGTCAAGCTCCAGCCACTATTGGGCTTTGGAGAACGGTTGGAATAGGTGGAGATTCTGGAACTTTTAAGGATATCGAAAATGCCGATTTAATAATTATTGTAGGTCATAATACAACAGAAAGTCACCCAGTAGCTGGAAGTAAAATTAAGAGGGCTAAGAAGATTAGAGGAGCAAAATTAGTAGTTATTGACGTTAGAAAACATGAGATTGCTGAGTGGGCTGATTTATTCATTAGACCAAAACCTGGAACTGATGCAGCAGTTTTAGCTGGTGTTGCTAAGTATATAATTGATCAAGGATGGGAGGATAGGGAATTTATTAGTAAAAGGGTAAACGGGTTCGAAGAGTTTAAAGAGTCTATTAAAGGCTTTACTCTAGATTATGTTGAAAGTGTTAGTGGAGTTCCTAAAGATCAAATAATTAAACTTGCTGAAATGATACATTCGGCTAAAAGTGTAGCAATCCTTTGGGGTATGGGGGTTACTCAACATCTTGGAGGTGGAGATACTTCAACTATAATCTCAGACCTTCTATTAATAACTGGGAATTACGGTAAACCGGGTAGTGGAGCTTTTCCCATGAGAGGACACAATAATGTTCAAGGTGTGAGTGATTTCGGATGTTTGCCGAATTATTTCCCAGGTTATCAGAAATTTGATGATATTACTTTTGAGAAATTTGAAGAAGCTTGGAGGGTAAAATTGAACAGAAAGCCAGGATTACAGATACCACAGATGATTGAGGGAGTGGTTGAGGGTAAAATACATGCACTTTACATTGTAGGAGAAGATACAGTGATGGTAGATTGTGGCACCCCATTAACTAGAAAAGCGTTAGAAGAAGTTGATTTCCTAGTAGTACAAGATATGTTCCTTACTGAGACTGCAAAATTAGCCGATGTTGTATTACCTGCAGCCGCTTCATTAGAAAAAGAAGGTACTTTTGTTAATACAGAGAGAAGAATACAAAGAATATACAAAGCTTTTGATCCATTAGGAGAATCAAAGCCAGACTGGGAAATAATTCAAATGATTGCTAACGCCTTAGGAGCGAATTGGAATTATTCATCACCAGCTGAAATAATGGAGGAAATACGAAAATTATGCCCAATTTTTGCTGGTGTAACATATGATAGACTTGAAGGTTTTAAGAGTTTAGTATGGCCGGTTAATGAAGATGGAACTGATACGCCTTTACTGTACGTTAATGCCTTTGCAACCCCAGACGGTAAAGCAATACTATATCCATTAGAATGGAAACCACCACAGTTACAAGATGATACACATAAGATTACAGTAAATACTGGAAGAGTTCTTGAACATTTCCATATTGGTAATATGACTAGAAGAGTAGAGGGCTTAAGGAGAAAAGTACCTGAAACTTTCATAGAAATATCAAAGGAATTAGCGCAAAAATATTCAATAAAAACGGGAGATCTAATACTTGTCAAATCCAAATTTGGAGGAGAGATTAAGGGAAGAGCATTAGTAAGTGAAAGGGTTCAAGGAGATGAAATATTTATTCCACTTTATGCTTCAGATCCATCAAAAGGAGTTAATAATCTAACTGGTAATGTAATAGATAAGGTCACTGGTACTCCAGCGTATAAGGATACACCAGTTATTATTGAAAAAATCTCTGAAGGAAATGAAACACCATTACCAAAAGATAATTGGAGATTCCATATTAATGAAAGAAAGAGACAATTGGGAATAGAGGTTGAGAAAAAATGGACGAGGGAAGAATTCAGACCATTGACGGATTAA
- the fdhD gene encoding formate dehydrogenase accessory sulfurtransferase FdhD, translated as MQVKRVKVSKIRNETEVVEDDFVAEEEPLEVRTCYNECQTFAIIMRTPGNDKELVLGFLYSEGVIDTIDDVLSVSIKSNNVVEVRLNKPLKVKVRDMIVNSSCGVCGRAFLYTLNILKCNTKVNRDVIFSLPEKLKENQEVFKITGGLHAAALFTISGELNYLYEDVGRHNAVDKLVGRLLLERKIPASNYIMQVSGRLGYEIVSKGIKAGIPIICGISAPTSLAVEIAEEAGVTLIGFLRGNSFNIYTHKERVI; from the coding sequence GTGCAAGTAAAGAGGGTTAAAGTATCTAAGATTAGAAATGAGACAGAGGTAGTAGAAGATGATTTCGTAGCAGAAGAAGAACCATTAGAAGTTAGGACTTGTTATAATGAGTGTCAAACGTTTGCAATTATTATGAGAACACCGGGTAATGATAAGGAATTAGTTTTAGGTTTTTTGTATTCTGAAGGAGTTATAGATACAATAGATGATGTCTTGTCAGTCTCGATAAAGAGCAATAATGTGGTAGAAGTTAGGCTAAACAAACCTTTAAAGGTTAAAGTCCGTGATATGATTGTAAATTCTAGCTGTGGTGTATGCGGTAGAGCATTCCTCTATACACTTAACATATTAAAATGTAATACTAAGGTAAATAGAGACGTCATATTCTCTTTACCAGAAAAATTGAAGGAGAATCAAGAGGTATTTAAGATTACTGGAGGGCTACATGCTGCTGCTCTTTTTACTATTTCTGGAGAGTTGAATTATTTATATGAGGATGTGGGAAGACATAATGCTGTAGATAAGTTGGTCGGAAGATTATTATTAGAGAGAAAAATACCGGCAAGCAATTACATTATGCAAGTTAGTGGAAGACTAGGCTATGAAATTGTAAGTAAAGGAATAAAGGCTGGTATACCGATTATTTGCGGAATTTCTGCACCTACAAGTTTAGCCGTTGAGATTGCAGAGGAAGCTGGCGTTACTCTTATTGGGTTTTTAAGGGGAAACAGTTTTAATATTTACACACATAAAGAAAGAGTAATTTGA
- a CDS encoding Zn-ribbon domain-containing OB-fold protein: MTINDVREKLQQQISQLILSLDQVVQMYGMPIIQDKNGNPLWIDVREMTLRYQIPIKKVQKFFEGLKEGKILATKCNKCGTIYFPPQDDCPKCKISGLEWVEMPDEGELVAYTVINVKPPSFSHYQDYIVGIARMKNGINVTAWVNSKEVKVGMKVKLRITKREPENYLIYELVPA, from the coding sequence ATGACTATAAATGATGTAAGAGAAAAATTACAACAACAGATATCTCAATTAATTTTGTCTCTAGATCAAGTTGTTCAAATGTATGGAATGCCGATTATACAAGACAAGAATGGAAACCCATTATGGATAGATGTAAGAGAAATGACGTTAAGATATCAAATCCCCATAAAGAAGGTTCAAAAATTCTTTGAGGGTCTTAAAGAAGGTAAAATTCTTGCAACGAAATGCAATAAATGTGGTACGATCTATTTTCCACCACAGGATGATTGCCCGAAGTGTAAAATTAGTGGGCTTGAATGGGTAGAGATGCCAGATGAAGGAGAATTAGTAGCGTATACTGTTATAAATGTTAAACCTCCGTCTTTCTCACATTATCAAGATTATATTGTTGGTATTGCAAGGATGAAAAATGGCATTAACGTAACTGCATGGGTTAACTCTAAAGAAGTTAAGGTAGGTATGAAAGTTAAACTGAGAATTACTAAAAGAGAACCAGAAAATTATCTTATTTATGAATTAGTTCCAGCGTAA